The region TCGCGATTGTATTTTTCGTCCATTACGCCTACCTGATCCTGTTCTTCTGGGTTCTGGCAGAGCAGCTCGGCATACCCATTCCCAGCATTCCGGTGCTTCTCACAGCAGGAACACTCAGCGCTACCCATAAGATTCATCACAGCTATGCCTTGGCGGTTGTGTTGGTGGCGTGCATCCTGGCCGATACATTATGGTTTGCCCTGGGGCGACGTTATGGCAAAAATGTTCTCCAGCTCCTTTGCCGATTGTCGTTTGAGGCTTCCACCTGCGTAAGCAAGACCGAGGGATACTTCTCCAAGCGCGGCCCGGTCACGCTGCTGATTTCGAAGTTCATTCCGGGCTTGAGTACGGTTGCCGCGCCGATTGCGGGACAGACAGGAATGCCGTATGGTCGCTTTTTTATATGGGATCTCGCCGGATCGATCTTGTGGGCGGAGGCCTTTCTGCTCAGCGGGCGTTTCTTCGGCGACCTGGCAAAGCGCAGTGCACGGTTCTTCCAGCTATTGGGTCACTTTGCATTCATCATCTTTATCGTCATGGTGTTCGGCTTCTTTGCCTATCGCCTACTCAAGCAGCGCAGATTTCTGCAGCAGGTTCGCAGCATGCGGCTTGAGCCGGCCGAGTTGAAGGCTATGATCGACAACGCGCATAAGCAGGGTAATATCCCACCCTTTATCGTCGATCTGCGCCATCCTCTCGACTACCTGCCTGATCCGCGGGTGCTGCCGGGCGCGCTGCGCATTGGGCCGAATGAGATCCGGCAGCATAGCGAGATCATTCCGCGCGACCGCGATGTAATCCTCTACTGCACCTGCCCTAGCGAAGAGACCAGCGCCAAGTTGGCGATGCAGCTTCACAAGATGGGCATCTACCGTGTACGGCCGTTGCGCGGCGGCTTCGACGGATGGAAGGAGGCGGGGTACCCTCTTGAGGACTACATCGAAGACACCCCGCAAGTGCAGCCGCTGTTGACGCAGATCACACCATCAACTCCCCAGCCGGAAGTTCACTGATATCGTTGTCTGTACTTCAGTAGGGATGCCGTTGAGACGGTAAGGTTGATAGCGCGCTGTGCGGATGGCATCGATGGCGGCAGGCTGCAACATGGCAGGGCCGCTAACCACATGGAGACTCTCAATCATTCCAGTGCGGGAGATAGTGGCTTCCACAACGACCGTTCCTTCTACATGCGCTGCTCTGGCGATCTCAGAATAGACAGGACGAATTGGAGTGATAAGCATTCCGGCCGAGACGCCGGAAGATATGCGCACCGGGGCCTTCGATGTTTGCGTTGCAGCGACTGTTACGTGTGGCGCATGGGCCGTGTTTCCAATGGAGATGTTGAGCGATGTTTCATCTGTCATGCCGCTGCCTGATGGCATGGCGGTGATAGGAGGCGCATCGTCTGTTAATGGAAAGAGTCTGGGGAGCATCGACCGTGTCTGGAGAGCTTGTGTTGTAGTCGAAGCCAGAGCATCGGAGGCTGCTGCTGCCTGAACAGGCCTAATGGGAACAGGAGGTCGTGGAGGCGGTGGCATAAGGATGTGTGGCGTTGCAGCCACGAAGGCAAGCCTCTCCGGATGCAATAAAGGCAGCGCGATGATCAGCGCAGCTAAAGCAAATTGGAAGCTTATGGAGACTAGAGCCGTCCATCGCTCTGGTGAAGAAGCGTGACGAACTTGCGATACGACCAGACTGCCCTCGAACATAAAGCACCTCTCCATCTCGGCGGATCAGGTGCGCATCTGCGAGGAATGCGTACTTGCTACGTTAGACACCATCGCACCGGAAATGTTCCCGGACGCGACGCTTTCAAAACTTCTTATGCAGAACCCGTTACCATAGAACTTTGGCCGTGGTATGCCGCGGCAGGAGAGGGAATTGGCTTACAACGATCTTCGCGACTGGATAAAGCAACTCGAAAAGGCTGGAGAGCTGAAGCGCATCACGGCTGAGGTCGATCCGATTCTTGAGATGGCCGAGATTGCAGACCGCGCCGCCAAGTTGGGACGAGGCACAGCGAAGGCCGGTGGCCCGGCACTCCTGTTTGAGAACGTCAAGGGCTATCCGAAGGCGCGCGTGTTGATGAACCAGTTTGGCAGCGAGCGGCGAATGAAGCTGGCTCTCGAGACCGATTCGCTCAATGACATAGCCGACCGCATTCGTGAACTGCTGCATCCGGTTTCGCCGACAAGTTTTATGGACAAGCTGAAGATGCTGCCGAAGCTGGCAGAGGTTGGAGGATTCTTCCCTAAGCTCGTCGCTGCCAAGGACGCTCCCTGCAAAGAGGTCATTCATCGCGGTGAGGATGCCAATCTTCTTGATTTGCCTATTTTGAAGACGTGGCCACAGGATGGTGGCCGCTTCATTACGTTACCGTGCGTGATTACGCGCGATCCGAAGTCGGGTAAGCGCAACATCGGCATGTACCGAATGCAGGTCTACGACGGCAAGACGACAGGCATGCACTGGCAGCGTCAGAAGGTTGCCGCCGAGCACATGCGCGACCGGCTACGCGCTACGACTCCCGATGTTGCAGGCGGTGTTGATCTCATGGCATTGACGGCAGGCGGAACGGCTGCAGCGGCTTCTCTCGCCTCGTTGAACGCAACGACACTTACGAAGATTCGCAACGACCGCATGGAAGTTGCAGTTGCGATTGGCACCGATCCTGCGACGACCTTCTCTGCGATTGTTCCCGCGCCGCCTGAGGTTGAGGAGTACTTGATCGCAGGTTTCCTGCGTCAGAAGCCGGTTGAGTTGGTAAAGGCGGAGACAGTCGATCTCGAGGTGCCCGCTCACGCGGAATACATCCTCGAAGGTTATGTGCAGCTCGGCGAGCTGCGAACCGAAGGGCCGTTTGGCGATCACACTGGCTTCTACACCATGCAGGATGACTATCCGGTATTTCATGTCACTGCAATCACGCATCGCAAGCAGCCTGTCTATGCCGCCACTATCGTCGGCAAGCCACCTATGGAA is a window of Edaphobacter dinghuensis DNA encoding:
- a CDS encoding VTT domain-containing protein, whose amino-acid sequence is MPIAIVFFVHYAYLILFFWVLAEQLGIPIPSIPVLLTAGTLSATHKIHHSYALAVVLVACILADTLWFALGRRYGKNVLQLLCRLSFEASTCVSKTEGYFSKRGPVTLLISKFIPGLSTVAAPIAGQTGMPYGRFFIWDLAGSILWAEAFLLSGRFFGDLAKRSARFFQLLGHFAFIIFIVMVFGFFAYRLLKQRRFLQQVRSMRLEPAELKAMIDNAHKQGNIPPFIVDLRHPLDYLPDPRVLPGALRIGPNEIRQHSEIIPRDRDVILYCTCPSEETSAKLAMQLHKMGIYRVRPLRGGFDGWKEAGYPLEDYIEDTPQVQPLLTQITPSTPQPEVH
- a CDS encoding energy transducer TonB produces the protein MFEGSLVVSQVRHASSPERWTALVSISFQFALAALIIALPLLHPERLAFVAATPHILMPPPPRPPVPIRPVQAAAASDALASTTTQALQTRSMLPRLFPLTDDAPPITAMPSGSGMTDETSLNISIGNTAHAPHVTVAATQTSKAPVRISSGVSAGMLITPIRPVYSEIARAAHVEGTVVVEATISRTGMIESLHVVSGPAMLQPAAIDAIRTARYQPYRLNGIPTEVQTTISVNFRLGS
- a CDS encoding UbiD family decarboxylase; this encodes MAYNDLRDWIKQLEKAGELKRITAEVDPILEMAEIADRAAKLGRGTAKAGGPALLFENVKGYPKARVLMNQFGSERRMKLALETDSLNDIADRIRELLHPVSPTSFMDKLKMLPKLAEVGGFFPKLVAAKDAPCKEVIHRGEDANLLDLPILKTWPQDGGRFITLPCVITRDPKSGKRNIGMYRMQVYDGKTTGMHWQRQKVAAEHMRDRLRATTPDVAGGVDLMALTAGGTAAAASLASLNATTLTKIRNDRMEVAVAIGTDPATTFSAIVPAPPEVEEYLIAGFLRQKPVELVKAETVDLEVPAHAEYILEGYVQLGELRTEGPFGDHTGFYTMQDDYPVFHVTAITHRKQPVYAATIVGKPPMEDAWMGKAVERIFLPLMQMTLPEIVDVNLPPEGVFHNLMIISIKKSYAGHARKVMNGIWAMGQAMFTKCIIVVDEDCDVQDLAEVVLRTTNNIDPERDIQFTLGPVDSLDHASRLPNYGSKMGIDATRKWPAEGFTREWPAMLAMEPEVKARVDALWKKLGIE